In the Oceanithermus desulfurans genome, one interval contains:
- the panD gene encoding aspartate 1-decarboxylase, whose protein sequence is MFHAKIHRATVTRADLDYEGSITIDQDLLDAAGIKVYERVDVLDITNGHRLTTYTLPGERGSGEIQMNGAAAHLIHPGDLIIVIAYGEYEEHELADYHPTVVLVDEKNRVREVRKG, encoded by the coding sequence ATGTTCCACGCCAAGATCCACCGGGCCACGGTCACCCGGGCGGACCTGGATTACGAGGGCTCGATCACCATCGACCAGGACCTGCTCGACGCCGCGGGCATCAAAGTGTACGAAAGGGTCGACGTCCTCGACATCACCAACGGCCACCGGCTGACCACCTACACCCTTCCCGGCGAACGCGGCTCGGGCGAGATCCAGATGAACGGCGCCGCCGCCCATCTGATCCACCCGGGCGACCTGATCATCGTCATCGCCTACGGGGAGTACGAGGAGCACGAACTCGCGGACTACCACCCCACCGTGGTGCTGGTGGACGAGAAGAACCGCGTCCGCGAGGTGCGCAAGGGGTAG
- a CDS encoding MFS transporter, which yields MNGAVKRAFFGGILHGVMLQAATALTSPSTVLPAFIAHLTGSSVAVGGVLSALALGAALAGLPASSWVEAARRKKVFLYLAIWTRAGAFAVLAFLTARYALESPALVYTALVIFLGLFALAGGLGGVAYLPVIGKAIPPRLRGRFFGWRSLLGALFAAGVGLASRPLWARFPDGYVLAFALAVAALTVGFLGFWMIPERRDPPRYRAPLGRHLRGAWTLARTPRMRGFLLAYLLTGLYYLALPFYVVAAREHGLPAAFIGYLVAAQALAEGLNLWIGRQMDLRGTHVGLVYVGVLALAIPISALLGAGLAGAVVTFVLVGVTLNGIENAYSAYLLSFTQAREAATATALMAFAGAPRALWPLAGGLIASWFGYSTVFVLTALGLAVALFFVLRLPPDRPDLGELG from the coding sequence GTGAACGGTGCGGTGAAGCGGGCCTTTTTCGGAGGCATCCTCCACGGGGTGATGCTCCAGGCCGCCACCGCGCTGACGAGCCCCAGCACCGTGCTGCCCGCCTTCATCGCCCACCTCACGGGATCCAGCGTTGCCGTGGGCGGCGTGCTCAGCGCCCTGGCGCTCGGGGCGGCGCTCGCCGGGCTGCCAGCCTCGAGCTGGGTGGAGGCGGCGCGGCGCAAGAAAGTCTTTCTTTACCTGGCCATCTGGACCCGCGCCGGCGCCTTTGCGGTGCTTGCCTTTCTGACCGCCCGCTACGCCCTCGAGAGCCCCGCGCTCGTCTACACCGCCCTCGTCATCTTCCTGGGGCTGTTTGCGCTGGCCGGCGGGCTGGGCGGGGTCGCCTACCTGCCCGTGATCGGCAAGGCCATCCCTCCGCGGCTGCGGGGCCGCTTCTTCGGCTGGCGCAGCCTCCTGGGGGCGCTCTTCGCGGCCGGGGTGGGCCTCGCGAGCCGCCCGCTCTGGGCGCGCTTCCCGGACGGCTACGTGCTCGCCTTCGCCCTTGCGGTGGCCGCCCTTACCGTGGGTTTCCTCGGCTTCTGGATGATCCCCGAGCGGCGCGATCCGCCGCGGTACCGGGCCCCCCTGGGCCGACACCTGCGCGGCGCCTGGACGCTGGCGCGCACCCCCCGCATGCGTGGCTTTCTGCTGGCCTACCTGCTGACCGGGCTGTACTACCTGGCCCTGCCCTTCTACGTCGTGGCCGCCCGCGAACACGGGCTGCCCGCCGCGTTCATCGGCTACCTGGTTGCAGCGCAGGCACTAGCCGAAGGGCTCAACCTCTGGATCGGGCGGCAGATGGACCTGCGCGGCACTCACGTCGGCCTCGTCTACGTGGGGGTGCTGGCCCTGGCCATCCCCATCTCGGCGCTGCTGGGTGCCGGCCTGGCGGGCGCGGTGGTGACCTTCGTCCTCGTGGGGGTTACGCTGAACGGAATCGAGAACGCCTACAGCGCCTACCTGCTTTCCTTCACACAAGCGCGCGAAGCGGCCACGGCCACGGCCCTGATGGCCTTCGCCGGCGCTCCCCGGGCCTTGTGGCCGCTGGCGGGCGGGCTGATCGCTTCGTGGTTCGGGTACTCAACCGTCTTCGTCCTGACCGCTTTGGGGCTCGCCGTCGCCCTCTTCTTCGTGCTGCGCCTGCCCCCCGACCGGCCGGACCTTGGTGAACTGGGCTAG
- the mqnP gene encoding menaquinone biosynthesis prenyltransferase MqnP, which produces MARIRLYLDLIRFEHTLFALPFAYVGVLLAASGRFDAGVWLWVTVAMVGARTAAMALNRLIDWKIDALNPRTADRHLPRGLVRPGETLTLALGGFALLAWSAYNLNPLTARLLPVAVLFLTGYSYTKRFTWTCHFWLGVTIGAAAAGGWIAQTGHFEPGAYALWAAVALWIAGFDILYATQDVEFDRKHGVHALPARFGVPAALVWTRTLHAAAWLLFGLTGTLAGAGPWYFTGVLLVGAVLVYEHRLVRPDDLSRVNQAFFEANVVISLGMFAFTLIDALTR; this is translated from the coding sequence GTGGCCCGCATCCGCCTCTACCTCGACCTGATCCGCTTCGAGCACACGCTCTTTGCGCTGCCCTTCGCCTACGTGGGGGTGCTGCTGGCCGCCTCCGGCCGCTTCGACGCGGGCGTCTGGCTCTGGGTGACGGTGGCGATGGTCGGGGCGCGCACCGCCGCCATGGCGCTCAACCGCCTCATCGACTGGAAGATCGACGCCCTGAACCCCCGCACCGCCGACCGCCACCTCCCCCGCGGGCTGGTCCGCCCCGGCGAAACCCTGACCCTCGCCCTGGGGGGCTTCGCGCTGCTCGCCTGGTCGGCCTACAACCTCAACCCCCTTACCGCGCGGCTCTTGCCCGTTGCCGTGCTCTTCCTGACCGGCTACTCCTACACCAAGCGCTTTACCTGGACCTGCCACTTCTGGCTCGGCGTTACGATCGGCGCGGCGGCCGCCGGGGGCTGGATCGCCCAGACCGGACACTTCGAACCCGGCGCCTATGCGCTGTGGGCGGCGGTGGCCCTGTGGATCGCCGGCTTCGACATCCTCTACGCCACCCAGGACGTCGAGTTCGACCGTAAACACGGCGTGCACGCCCTGCCGGCGCGCTTCGGCGTGCCCGCGGCCCTCGTCTGGACCCGCACGCTGCACGCCGCCGCCTGGCTGCTCTTCGGTCTCACCGGAACGCTCGCGGGAGCGGGGCCCTGGTACTTCACGGGGGTGCTGCTCGTGGGCGCGGTGCTCGTCTACGAGCACCGGCTGGTGCGCCCCGACGACCTGAGCCGCGTGAACCAGGCCTTCTTCGAGGCTAACGTGGTGATCTCGCTGGGGATGTTCGCCTTTACCCTGATCGACGCGCTCACGCGCTAG
- a CDS encoding DsbA family protein, whose product MKLRFLFAAALLSLPLASAQIAGDPAAFKTALGLPGASDTFSYDGAEVRTETLGGLLYKVRYQGAPEDYATAGDVIAAAIGEAGIKEPFVDWMKQNGAGIAARKEPVSVGLGDGYTLTFQPGDTLAFVVAPIEVPPAAFGEPRHVLGSGPVTIREYSDFECPACQALFNRALAQIKARYVETGRARFEYRHFPLFEIHKQAVPAAEASECAAAQGAFWTYHDALFEEGVGNYVGLAKQLDLDVGRFADCVANRTYRDVVEAHRAEADRLGLRGTPSVFVGPFLLPNPFDVDSYDRYLRMAAAQDER is encoded by the coding sequence ATGAAACTAAGATTCCTGTTTGCGGCCGCGCTGCTGTCCCTGCCGCTGGCCTCGGCCCAGATCGCCGGCGACCCGGCGGCCTTCAAGACGGCGCTCGGCCTGCCGGGCGCTTCGGACACTTTTAGCTACGACGGCGCGGAGGTGCGGACCGAGACCCTCGGCGGTCTGCTCTACAAGGTCCGCTACCAGGGCGCGCCCGAGGACTACGCCACCGCGGGCGACGTCATCGCGGCGGCCATCGGCGAGGCCGGCATCAAGGAGCCCTTCGTCGACTGGATGAAGCAGAACGGAGCCGGGATCGCCGCCCGCAAGGAGCCCGTCAGCGTGGGGCTTGGCGACGGCTACACCCTGACCTTCCAGCCCGGAGACACGCTGGCCTTCGTCGTCGCCCCCATCGAAGTTCCGCCGGCGGCCTTCGGTGAGCCGCGGCACGTCCTCGGCAGCGGCCCGGTAACCATCCGCGAATACTCCGACTTCGAGTGCCCCGCCTGCCAGGCGCTCTTCAACCGCGCCCTGGCGCAGATCAAGGCCCGCTACGTCGAGACCGGCCGGGCCCGGTTCGAGTACCGTCACTTCCCCCTCTTCGAGATCCACAAGCAGGCGGTGCCGGCGGCCGAGGCCAGCGAGTGCGCCGCTGCGCAGGGGGCGTTCTGGACCTACCACGACGCCCTCTTCGAGGAGGGCGTGGGCAACTACGTGGGGCTGGCGAAGCAGCTGGACCTCGACGTGGGCCGCTTCGCGGACTGCGTCGCGAACCGTACCTACCGGGACGTCGTCGAGGCCCACCGCGCCGAGGCCGACCGTCTGGGGTTGCGCGGAACCCCCAGCGTCTTCGTGGGGCCCTTCCTGCTACCCAACCCCTTCGACGTCGACAGCTACGACCGCTACCTGCGGATGGCCGCCGCCCAAGACGAGCGTTGA
- the hslO gene encoding Hsp33 family molecular chaperone HslO has translation MGRLVRGLAAEGRLRVLAAETTDVVEEARRRHSTSPTATAALGRALTGAALLAFLLSKSPRERVTLILDGDGPLGGVVAEAGVDGAVRGYVKNPAAEAELRADGKLNVGALVGAGELRVIRVLAAGEQFDSSVPLVSGEVAEDLAHYLWQSEQIPSAVLLGVRVAPGGQVEAAGGLVIQVLPDAEEETLARLEQNLAGIRGFTDLLVEHGLEGAAERVLEGMGLEWTDLRSLGYAEDAVPLRFACRCSREKALDALAYFSPEEREAMIREDGGAEVICHWCGEVYRFSPEELRALGAEEVRCPDCGELWYKKRADGVEIVYPEAACRCGRPVATEPEPPSA, from the coding sequence ATGGGGCGGTTAGTGCGCGGGCTGGCCGCAGAAGGCCGGCTGCGGGTGCTCGCGGCCGAGACCACCGACGTGGTGGAGGAGGCCCGCCGCCGCCACAGCACCTCGCCCACGGCCACCGCGGCTTTGGGGCGGGCGCTCACCGGCGCGGCGCTCCTGGCCTTCCTGCTCAGCAAGAGCCCGCGCGAGCGGGTGACCCTGATCCTGGACGGCGACGGCCCCCTGGGCGGGGTCGTGGCCGAGGCAGGGGTGGACGGCGCGGTGCGCGGCTACGTCAAGAACCCCGCGGCCGAGGCCGAGCTGCGTGCGGACGGCAAGCTGAACGTGGGGGCGCTGGTGGGTGCGGGCGAGCTGCGGGTGATCCGGGTGCTGGCCGCGGGCGAGCAGTTCGATTCGTCGGTGCCGCTCGTCTCCGGCGAGGTCGCCGAGGACCTGGCGCACTATCTGTGGCAGAGCGAACAGATCCCGTCGGCGGTGCTCCTGGGGGTGCGGGTCGCGCCGGGCGGCCAGGTCGAGGCCGCCGGTGGGCTCGTGATCCAGGTGCTGCCCGACGCCGAAGAGGAGACCCTCGCCCGGCTCGAGCAAAACCTTGCCGGGATTCGCGGCTTCACCGACCTGCTGGTGGAACACGGGCTCGAGGGCGCGGCGGAGCGGGTGCTCGAGGGGATGGGGCTCGAGTGGACCGACCTGCGCTCCCTCGGGTACGCCGAAGACGCCGTTCCCCTGCGTTTCGCCTGCCGCTGCAGCCGCGAAAAGGCGCTCGACGCGCTGGCCTACTTCAGCCCCGAAGAGCGCGAGGCCATGATCCGCGAGGACGGCGGGGCCGAGGTGATCTGCCACTGGTGCGGCGAGGTCTACCGCTTTTCCCCCGAGGAGCTGCGGGCCCTGGGCGCCGAGGAGGTGCGCTGCCCCGACTGCGGCGAACTCTGGTATAAGAAGCGCGCCGACGGGGTGGAGATCGTCTACCCGGAGGCGGCCTGCCGCTGCGGCCGCCCCGTCGCCACCGAACCCGAGCCGCCTAGCGCGTGA
- a CDS encoding RsmD family RNA methyltransferase, translating into MARLRILGGKARGRTLAVPDSARPSPVRLRKALFDYLRGRRPRRGRFVDLYAGSGAVGLEAASEGYEAVLVESDPRAVKTLRENAHKLGLPVRVVPESAERFLERSARAGERFDVVFLDPPYDQDLAAALARVLESGIARPGGFVILQHPSDLVLPLGERRVYGSSALTIVEVT; encoded by the coding sequence ATGGCGAGGCTTAGGATTCTGGGCGGCAAGGCCCGCGGGCGCACGCTCGCGGTGCCCGACTCGGCCCGCCCCAGCCCGGTACGGCTGCGGAAAGCGCTCTTCGACTACCTGCGCGGCCGCCGGCCGCGGCGCGGGCGCTTCGTCGACCTCTACGCCGGGAGCGGCGCGGTGGGGCTCGAGGCCGCGAGCGAGGGGTACGAGGCGGTCCTCGTGGAAAGCGACCCCAGGGCCGTGAAAACCCTGCGGGAAAATGCGCACAAGCTGGGGCTCCCGGTCCGCGTCGTACCCGAGAGCGCCGAGCGTTTCCTCGAGCGCAGCGCCCGCGCGGGGGAGCGCTTCGACGTCGTCTTCCTGGACCCGCCCTACGACCAGGACCTTGCCGCCGCGCTCGCGCGGGTGCTCGAATCGGGGATCGCCCGTCCCGGGGGCTTCGTGATCCTGCAGCACCCCAGCGACCTGGTGCTGCCCCTGGGGGAGCGCCGCGTCTACGGCTCGAGCGCCCTGACCATCGTGGAGGTAACCTGA
- a CDS encoding ABC transporter ATP-binding protein: MAKVKLNNVWKRFGKVVAVKEFDLETEDGEFVVFVGPSGCGKTTTLRMIAGLEEVSEGEIYIGDRMVNDVPPKDRDIAMVFQNYALYPHMNVYDNMAFGLRLRKVPRNEIERRVHEAAKILKIEHLLKRKPRELSGGQRQRVAMGRAIVREPKVFLMDEPLSNLDAKLRVEMRAEISKLQQRLGVTTIYVTHDQIEAMTLGHRIVVMKDGEIQQVDSPLNLYNLPANKFVAGFIGSPAMNFIRSAVEAENGKIAFVHKNFRLVVEGPFAEELKPYAGKEVWLGIRPEDIKLRSEETPGEHTVIRGIVDVVEPLGAETEIHVRLEDVKITARIQGYEPLKPEQTIELEVDTAMLHAFDVETEKAIAHALAFVE; the protein is encoded by the coding sequence ATGGCCAAGGTCAAGCTGAACAACGTATGGAAACGTTTCGGTAAAGTGGTGGCGGTCAAGGAGTTCGACCTGGAGACCGAGGACGGCGAGTTCGTGGTCTTCGTCGGCCCCTCCGGCTGCGGCAAGACGACGACGTTGCGCATGATCGCGGGCCTCGAGGAGGTGAGCGAGGGCGAGATCTACATCGGCGACCGCATGGTCAACGACGTCCCCCCCAAGGACCGCGACATCGCCATGGTCTTCCAGAACTACGCCCTCTACCCGCACATGAACGTCTACGACAACATGGCCTTCGGCCTGCGCCTGCGCAAGGTGCCGCGGAACGAGATCGAGCGCCGGGTCCACGAAGCGGCCAAGATCCTCAAGATCGAGCACCTGCTCAAGCGCAAACCGCGCGAGCTCTCGGGCGGTCAGCGCCAGCGCGTGGCCATGGGCCGCGCCATCGTGCGCGAGCCCAAGGTCTTCCTGATGGACGAGCCGCTCTCCAACCTCGACGCCAAGCTGCGCGTGGAGATGCGCGCCGAGATCAGCAAGCTGCAGCAGCGGCTGGGCGTGACCACCATCTACGTCACCCACGACCAGATCGAGGCCATGACCCTGGGCCACCGCATCGTGGTGATGAAGGACGGCGAGATCCAGCAGGTGGACAGCCCGCTCAACCTCTACAACCTGCCCGCCAACAAGTTCGTGGCGGGCTTTATCGGCAGCCCCGCGATGAACTTCATCCGTTCCGCGGTCGAGGCCGAAAACGGCAAGATCGCTTTTGTGCACAAGAACTTCCGCCTCGTCGTCGAGGGGCCGTTCGCCGAGGAGCTGAAGCCCTACGCGGGCAAGGAGGTCTGGCTGGGCATCCGCCCCGAGGACATCAAGCTGCGCAGCGAGGAAACCCCGGGCGAGCACACCGTGATCCGCGGCATCGTCGACGTGGTCGAGCCCCTGGGCGCGGAGACCGAGATCCACGTGCGTCTCGAGGACGTCAAGATCACCGCGCGCATCCAGGGGTACGAGCCCCTGAAGCCGGAACAGACCATCGAGCTGGAGGTCGACACCGCGATGCTTCACGCCTTCGACGTGGAAACCGAGAAGGCCATCGCCCACGCCCTGGCCTTCGTGGAATAG
- a CDS encoding Rqc2 family fibronectin-binding protein yields the protein MEGLQIAAVLRELPERPRPTRGWRFPAEDTAVLALAGGPDLVLRYRPPSPELALTESAGGGPARTPFQKLLAARARGPLERAEQLKLDRVVVFEFGGEEGFVDVPPVRLVFELTGRNANLILTDLEGRILGVDRVVTPEQNRYRQVRPGLVWTPPPPYDKLDPRTLEEGDLAPLLGRPLARALVQTVDGVGPRLAAEAAHRAGLEPDRAVRPEDLPRLRRALASLVSDPTPSREARTPSWREETEAALRKPLLAALERRKKTLERRLEDYARARSDLAKAERWQRYGDLLLAYAHQIPAHAKHAVLEDWESGEPVEIALDPALSPSENAERYYRRAKRARARAERAKREAPRTRRELEALEREIEEVRQLPLHELQRRLRERRPHETAGPGLRLEAPGGFEVWVGRNRRENDWLTRSAHSGDVWLHAQGVPGSHVIVRARGKPVPLETLLFAARLAAYHSRARGEKNVPVDYTLKKHVWRPKGAAPGEVLYTQAKTLFVDAKAPEH from the coding sequence GTGGAAGGCCTGCAGATCGCCGCGGTGCTGCGCGAGCTCCCCGAGCGGCCGCGGCCGACCAGGGGCTGGCGTTTTCCCGCCGAGGACACCGCGGTGCTGGCGCTCGCGGGCGGCCCCGACCTGGTGCTCCGCTACCGGCCGCCGAGCCCGGAACTGGCGCTGACCGAGAGTGCCGGTGGCGGCCCGGCCCGCACCCCCTTCCAGAAGCTGCTCGCCGCTCGCGCGCGCGGTCCACTGGAGCGCGCCGAACAGCTCAAACTCGACCGGGTCGTGGTCTTCGAGTTCGGCGGCGAGGAGGGCTTCGTGGACGTGCCCCCGGTGCGGCTCGTCTTCGAGCTGACCGGCCGCAACGCCAACCTGATCCTCACCGACCTGGAGGGGCGGATCCTCGGGGTCGACCGGGTCGTGACCCCGGAGCAGAACCGCTACCGCCAGGTCCGCCCGGGGCTGGTCTGGACCCCGCCGCCCCCCTACGACAAGCTCGACCCGCGCACGCTCGAGGAGGGGGACCTGGCACCCCTGCTGGGGCGGCCGCTGGCCCGCGCCCTGGTGCAGACGGTGGACGGCGTCGGACCCCGGCTCGCGGCCGAAGCCGCGCACCGCGCGGGACTGGAACCGGACCGAGCCGTCCGCCCCGAGGACCTGCCCCGGCTGCGGCGGGCCCTCGCCTCGCTGGTGTCCGACCCCACCCCGAGCCGCGAGGCACGCACCCCCAGCTGGCGCGAGGAGACCGAGGCGGCGCTGCGCAAGCCGCTGCTCGCGGCCCTCGAGCGCCGCAAAAAGACCCTCGAGCGCCGCCTCGAGGACTACGCCCGCGCCCGGTCGGACCTCGCCAAGGCGGAGCGCTGGCAGCGCTACGGCGACCTGCTGCTCGCCTACGCGCACCAAATCCCCGCCCACGCCAAGCACGCGGTGCTGGAAGACTGGGAAAGCGGCGAACCCGTCGAGATCGCCCTCGACCCCGCCCTCTCCCCCAGCGAGAACGCCGAGCGCTACTACCGCCGCGCCAAACGCGCCCGCGCCCGCGCGGAGCGCGCCAAACGCGAAGCCCCGCGCACGCGGCGGGAACTGGAGGCACTCGAGCGCGAGATCGAGGAGGTCCGGCAACTCCCCCTGCACGAACTGCAGCGCCGCCTGCGCGAACGTCGGCCGCACGAGACCGCGGGCCCCGGGCTGCGGCTCGAGGCGCCCGGAGGCTTCGAGGTCTGGGTGGGCCGCAACCGCAGGGAAAACGACTGGCTCACCCGCAGCGCCCACTCGGGCGACGTCTGGCTGCACGCCCAGGGGGTGCCCGGCTCGCACGTAATCGTGCGCGCCCGCGGCAAGCCGGTGCCGCTGGAAACGCTGCTCTTCGCGGCACGGCTCGCGGCCTACCACTCGCGTGCCCGCGGCGAGAAGAACGTGCCCGTGGACTACACCCTCAAGAAGCACGTCTGGCGCCCCAAGGGCGCCGCACCCGGCGAAGTGCTCTACACCCAGGCCAAGACGCTCTTCGTCGACGCCAAAGCGCCGGAACACTAG
- the coaD gene encoding pantetheine-phosphate adenylyltransferase has protein sequence MHVVYPGSFDPFTNGHLDVVRRASRLFDKVTVAVLHNPNKLSSFMFSVGERMQIIRASVADMENVEVDAFDGLLADYMRARGARIIVKGLRAVSDYEYELQMAHLNRQLNPEVETLFILAATRWSFISSSMIKEIARHGGDVSRFVPEATLRALNAHLRRHEEG, from the coding sequence ATGCACGTCGTCTATCCCGGCAGCTTCGACCCCTTCACCAACGGCCACCTCGATGTGGTGCGCCGCGCCAGCCGCCTCTTCGACAAGGTGACCGTCGCGGTGCTGCACAACCCCAACAAGTTGAGCAGCTTCATGTTCTCGGTGGGCGAACGGATGCAGATCATCCGCGCCTCCGTCGCCGATATGGAAAACGTCGAGGTCGACGCCTTCGACGGCCTGCTCGCCGACTACATGCGCGCCCGGGGGGCCCGGATCATCGTCAAGGGCCTGCGGGCCGTCTCCGACTACGAGTACGAGCTGCAGATGGCCCACCTCAACCGCCAGCTCAACCCCGAGGTGGAGACGCTCTTCATCCTGGCGGCGACCCGCTGGTCGTTCATCTCCAGCTCGATGATCAAAGAGATCGCCCGCCACGGCGGCGACGTGAGCCGCTTTGTGCCCGAGGCTACGCTGAGGGCCCTGAACGCCCACTTGCGCCGCCACGAGGAGGGGTAG
- a CDS encoding tRNA (adenine-N1)-methyltransferase: MLQPGDWVLLLDPKARRYLVRLKEGGRFGHHVGGVTHEQIMAAGYGGRVRTTKDAWLWVLRPSLEDYVLLMKRGATVTYPKDAAAIVLLLDLAPGERVLEAGSGSGALALFLARAVGPAGEVVSYERRADFLARARENVEAWGTRNVDFRHGDLAEAALEPESFDGVALDVMEPWKVLATAVRALKTGRSLVLYLPNITQVVQAVREAAGQPLLLRRVIEVGHRDWDVRPPVAHPHFRQVGHTAFLAQFTKVRPVGGQAQHEEEGDGEPQSGQDEDG; this comes from the coding sequence ATGCTGCAACCCGGCGACTGGGTTCTCCTCCTCGACCCCAAGGCGCGCCGCTACCTGGTGCGCCTGAAGGAAGGGGGTCGCTTCGGTCACCACGTGGGCGGCGTGACCCACGAGCAGATCATGGCGGCCGGCTACGGGGGGCGGGTGCGCACCACCAAGGACGCCTGGCTCTGGGTGCTGCGCCCCAGCCTCGAGGACTACGTCCTGCTGATGAAGCGCGGCGCGACCGTGACCTACCCCAAGGACGCGGCGGCCATCGTGCTGCTGCTCGACCTGGCGCCGGGCGAGCGGGTGCTCGAGGCGGGGAGCGGGTCCGGCGCGCTCGCCCTCTTCCTCGCCCGTGCCGTGGGGCCGGCGGGCGAGGTGGTGAGCTACGAGCGCCGCGCCGACTTCCTGGCCCGCGCACGCGAAAACGTGGAGGCCTGGGGCACCCGCAACGTCGACTTCCGCCACGGCGACCTCGCCGAGGCGGCGCTCGAGCCCGAGAGCTTCGACGGCGTGGCCCTGGACGTGATGGAACCCTGGAAGGTCCTGGCCACGGCGGTGCGCGCGCTCAAGACCGGCCGCTCCCTGGTGCTCTACCTGCCCAACATCACCCAGGTGGTGCAGGCGGTCCGCGAGGCCGCGGGGCAGCCGCTGCTCCTCAGGCGCGTCATCGAGGTGGGCCACCGCGACTGGGACGTCCGCCCGCCGGTGGCCCACCCCCACTTCCGCCAGGTGGGGCACACCGCCTTCCTAGCCCAGTTCACCAAGGTCCGGCCGGTCGGGGGGCAGGCGCAGCACGAAGAAGAGGGCGACGGCGAGCCCCAAAGCGGTCAGGACGAAGACGGTTGA
- a CDS encoding cyclic-di-AMP receptor — protein MKLVIAVVQDADAPALTRALGEAGLTSTKLASTGGFLREGNTTLLIGVDDAQLEQVKQIIRDTCRTRTRLITPGLPMAETPEAMVGQPVEVQVGGAVVFVLDVAEFHKL, from the coding sequence ATGAAACTCGTGATCGCCGTGGTTCAAGATGCCGACGCGCCGGCGCTGACCCGTGCGTTGGGCGAAGCCGGCCTGACCTCCACCAAGCTGGCCTCCACCGGAGGCTTCCTGCGCGAGGGCAACACCACCCTGCTCATCGGCGTGGACGATGCGCAGCTGGAGCAGGTCAAGCAGATCATCCGCGACACCTGCCGCACCCGCACCCGCCTGATCACGCCGGGTCTGCCCATGGCCGAAACCCCGGAGGCCATGGTGGGCCAACCCGTCGAGGTCCAGGTGGGCGGGGCCGTCGTCTTCGTGCTCGACGTCGCCGAGTTTCACAAACTCTAG
- a CDS encoding sensor histidine kinase, which produces MRGYAPSLKFWLTLTIGTLAFLPNLIVIFVLSRSSPELLAQQNVRIAVWLLSVGFFATAIGYLLANRLLAPLDELTRSLRYLKVSSRTLADLSLPPPKTPLPQEVATLREQFETLIHHLRGLTESREAVFATLAHDLKTPLIAAVRATSYLIDADEISREQRIQMLRQLQEEFDRTYRLVENLLTASKLETTRPQLELVNIGAMLDDLRLRYLKDAAKRGISIEVTGSGETRADRMMLERAGANLIENALRHARSRIILRAGPGFFEVEDDGPGLPAPLESLSQPFHSKKLKGVRSGSSGLGLYIARQVAELHKGVFRSCQGTLGGACIRLEANDRRLSTYTLL; this is translated from the coding sequence ATGCGGGGGTACGCGCCGAGCCTCAAGTTCTGGCTCACCCTGACCATCGGAACGCTGGCGTTCCTGCCCAACCTGATCGTGATCTTCGTGCTGAGCCGCAGCTCGCCCGAGCTGCTGGCTCAGCAGAACGTGCGCATCGCCGTCTGGCTGCTCTCGGTGGGCTTCTTCGCCACCGCGATCGGGTACCTGCTGGCCAACCGGCTCCTGGCGCCGCTGGACGAGCTGACGCGCTCGCTGCGCTACCTCAAGGTCAGTTCGCGCACCCTCGCCGACCTCAGCCTGCCCCCGCCCAAGACCCCGCTGCCGCAGGAAGTGGCCACCCTGCGCGAGCAGTTCGAGACCCTGATCCATCACCTGCGCGGCCTCACCGAAAGCCGCGAGGCCGTCTTCGCGACCCTGGCGCACGACCTCAAGACGCCCCTCATCGCCGCGGTGCGGGCGACCTCGTACCTCATCGACGCCGACGAGATCTCGCGCGAGCAGCGCATCCAGATGCTGCGCCAGCTGCAGGAGGAGTTCGACCGCACCTACCGGCTGGTGGAAAACCTGCTCACCGCCAGCAAGCTCGAGACCACGCGGCCCCAGCTCGAGCTCGTGAACATCGGGGCGATGCTCGACGACCTGCGGCTGCGCTACCTCAAGGACGCGGCCAAGCGCGGGATCAGCATCGAGGTGACGGGCTCCGGTGAGACGCGGGCCGACCGGATGATGCTCGAGCGCGCCGGCGCCAACCTCATCGAAAACGCCCTGCGCCACGCCCGCAGCCGTATCATCCTGCGGGCGGGGCCGGGCTTTTTTGAGGTGGAGGACGACGGGCCGGGGCTGCCGGCCCCGCTCGAGTCGCTGTCCCAGCCCTTCCACAGCAAGAAGCTCAAGGGGGTGCGTTCGGGCAGCTCGGGCCTCGGCCTCTACATCGCCCGCCAGGTCGCCGAGCTGCACAAGGGCGTCTTCCGCAGCTGCCAGGGCACGCTGGGCGGCGCCTGCATACGCCTCGAGGCCAACGACCGCCGCCTTTCGACCTACACCTTGCTATGA